From Paenibacillus graminis, a single genomic window includes:
- a CDS encoding galactose ABC transporter substrate-binding protein produces the protein MKKITSVLLASALLGAALAGCGGNNNADTGKKDNAAEATSSTNSGAAAGKTPKVGVAIYKFDDTFMTGVRNAIDSAAKDIATVDIVDSQNSQPTQNDKVDLFITKKYDGMLINPVDRTAAGVIIDKAKTANIPVVFLNREPLPEDMKKWDKVYYVGAKAEESGTMSGQLIVDYWKAHPEADKNKDGVLQYVMLKGEPGHQDAELRTTYSIQAIEDAGIKVEKLAEDTAMWDRVKGQEKMAAFLGSHGDKIEAVLANNDDMALGAIEALKAAGYFTGDKYMPVVGVDATAPAVQALQDGTMLGTVLNDANNQGKAAITLAALLAKGEAPTKENVGFDITDNQYVWISYKKITKDNVADAK, from the coding sequence ATGAAAAAAATCACTTCCGTTTTACTCGCCAGTGCTTTGCTGGGTGCGGCTTTGGCAGGCTGCGGCGGCAACAATAATGCCGATACAGGAAAAAAAGACAACGCTGCAGAAGCCACCAGCAGTACCAACTCCGGTGCTGCTGCGGGTAAAACTCCTAAAGTCGGCGTGGCCATCTACAAATTTGATGACACGTTCATGACCGGTGTCCGCAACGCGATTGACTCGGCTGCGAAAGACATCGCTACCGTAGACATCGTAGACAGCCAAAACTCACAGCCTACACAGAACGACAAGGTGGACCTCTTCATCACAAAAAAATACGACGGCATGCTGATTAACCCGGTTGACCGCACGGCAGCAGGCGTAATTATCGATAAAGCCAAAACCGCAAACATCCCAGTGGTGTTCCTGAATCGCGAACCGCTCCCGGAAGATATGAAGAAATGGGACAAAGTGTACTATGTCGGCGCTAAAGCAGAAGAGTCCGGCACCATGTCAGGCCAGTTGATTGTGGATTACTGGAAGGCGCACCCTGAAGCGGACAAAAACAAAGACGGCGTGCTCCAATATGTAATGCTGAAAGGCGAACCGGGACATCAGGATGCTGAGCTGCGCACCACATACTCCATCCAGGCGATCGAAGATGCCGGTATCAAGGTAGAGAAACTGGCTGAAGATACCGCAATGTGGGACCGCGTCAAAGGCCAAGAAAAAATGGCAGCCTTCCTCGGCTCCCATGGCGACAAAATTGAAGCCGTTCTTGCCAACAACGATGATATGGCCCTCGGCGCGATCGAAGCTCTGAAAGCTGCCGGATATTTTACAGGTGATAAGTACATGCCGGTTGTAGGGGTTGACGCAACGGCTCCGGCGGTTCAGGCGCTGCAGGATGGAACCATGCTCGGTACAGTGCTGAACGATGCCAACAACCAAGGTAAAGCGGCGATTACACTGGCTGCGCTGTTGGCCAAAGGCGAAGCCCCAACCAAGGAAAATGTAGGCTTTGACATCACCGACAACCAATATGTATGGATTTCCTACAAAAAAATCACCAAAGACAATGTAGCTGACGCAAAATAA
- a CDS encoding radical SAM/SPASM domain-containing protein, producing MSSLIHHEEIERLFELKRNNGIHRLGKLFTTASNTYYYDTGTGKVLQLDKDSSIIMHSLFELVNVNTPEGLLAIEQISISAINDFCQTVLNEHLFRAHKPYRLYTPGHNELLEEQVNNELSQIILELTGRCNLRCGYCIYNEECDLNRDFNSSDMSFEIAKAAVDYAAMHSKDRIAVTFYGGEPLLKFDLLKWVIEYSLKTLKGKKLTFSLTTNLTLVTKEVANYLATVPGLGIVCSLDGPENIQNEYRRYSNGEGSFSKAFRGLELLSDSFSLSENSLSINAVFAPPYSHEKLNEINSFFSGLEFLPANTNINIGYVAEGSLPNASIKRDENQINPVLLDPLWTWLESRALNRSYIRDETNDISSTGIESSLISIEKRFLTDKPQDLYPFNGCCIPGARRLYVNTSGQLYVCERVGFSPSIGNILEGIDFTSLKKHYVEDYSNGSIEQCQDCWAIRLCSVCYAHNYTESQFDSSEKNRKCDFRRRVHLKDLVLYHTMLENCPEKLEFLKDIVIT from the coding sequence ATGAGTTCGTTAATACACCATGAAGAAATTGAACGTTTATTCGAATTAAAAAGAAATAATGGAATTCATCGTCTAGGAAAACTATTTACAACGGCTTCAAATACATATTATTACGATACAGGTACAGGAAAAGTGTTGCAACTGGACAAGGATTCTTCAATAATTATGCATTCTTTATTTGAATTAGTAAATGTTAATACTCCCGAAGGCTTATTGGCTATTGAGCAAATATCCATATCAGCAATTAATGATTTTTGTCAAACTGTACTCAATGAACATTTATTCAGAGCGCATAAACCTTATCGACTTTACACACCAGGTCATAATGAGCTACTAGAAGAACAAGTAAATAATGAACTATCCCAAATTATTCTAGAACTAACGGGGCGCTGCAATTTACGTTGTGGCTATTGTATTTATAATGAAGAGTGCGATTTAAATAGAGACTTTAATAGTAGTGATATGAGTTTTGAAATTGCCAAAGCAGCGGTCGATTATGCAGCTATGCACTCAAAAGATAGAATAGCCGTTACTTTTTATGGAGGGGAACCTCTTTTGAAATTTGATCTACTTAAGTGGGTGATTGAGTATTCTTTAAAGACCCTGAAAGGGAAGAAACTCACTTTTTCACTAACGACAAACTTAACATTAGTAACCAAAGAAGTTGCCAATTACTTAGCAACTGTCCCGGGTTTGGGGATTGTGTGCAGTTTAGATGGACCTGAAAATATTCAAAATGAATATAGAAGATACAGTAATGGAGAGGGAAGTTTTTCAAAAGCCTTCCGTGGCTTGGAATTGTTGAGCGACTCTTTTTCTCTCAGTGAAAATTCACTGTCTATTAATGCAGTGTTTGCACCACCGTACTCACATGAAAAATTAAATGAAATAAACTCTTTCTTCTCAGGTCTGGAATTCTTACCAGCCAACACAAATATTAATATTGGCTATGTAGCAGAAGGCAGTCTTCCAAACGCCAGTATTAAAAGAGATGAAAATCAAATAAATCCTGTACTATTAGACCCTCTTTGGACTTGGTTAGAATCAAGGGCCCTTAACCGTTCCTATATCAGGGATGAAACTAATGATATTTCATCAACAGGAATAGAGAGTTCCTTAATTAGTATAGAAAAGAGATTTCTTACTGACAAACCTCAAGATCTTTATCCATTCAATGGTTGTTGTATACCAGGGGCACGTAGACTTTACGTCAATACTTCCGGTCAATTATATGTTTGTGAGCGTGTTGGATTTTCACCATCCATCGGGAACATTTTGGAGGGAATTGACTTTACATCACTGAAAAAGCACTATGTTGAAGATTATTCTAACGGTTCTATAGAACAATGTCAGGATTGTTGGGCTATTAGATTATGTTCTGTATGTTATGCTCACAATTACACTGAATCCCAATTTGATTCTTCCGAGAAGAATAGAAAATGTGATTTTCGTAGGAGAGTGCACCTCAAAGATTTAGTACTCTATCACACTATGCTTGAGAATTGTCCTGAGAAACTAGAATTTTTAAAAGATATTGTGATAACCTAA
- a CDS encoding substrate-binding domain-containing protein: MKSLRLGLVLLLCAVLGLAVTSCLGTSPAYISTNKTHNVHMIVKMNRGDYWNTVKLGAEAAAKEFNVKLTFKAPDSESDIDEQITMVEESIKQKADVIILAASSYMGLAQVVDQAEYYRIPVISVDAEVGSAKVKTYVGSNSYEAGQKSAERLIDLLNGYGEIGIINFTNSTSGQTSSTGTIDYGARDADEREKGFLNYAARFPNVEVVQISYTSSNTADAEQLTRDMLLNHPNLRGIATLNETASQGAGKVVQELGLSPLKMVAFDSSPSMLELLQDGTVQATVIQNPFNNGYLAVKYAVEATEGMDVPERVDTGTKLIDLDNMLWPENQKLLFPFVR, translated from the coding sequence ATGAAAAGCTTGCGCTTAGGGCTTGTGCTGCTGCTGTGCGCGGTGTTGGGGCTTGCGGTTACTTCCTGTCTGGGCACCTCTCCGGCATACATCAGCACGAATAAAACACACAATGTCCATATGATTGTAAAAATGAACCGGGGCGATTACTGGAATACAGTGAAGCTCGGTGCGGAAGCCGCCGCCAAGGAGTTCAATGTGAAGCTGACGTTCAAGGCGCCGGATTCGGAGAGCGACATTGATGAACAGATTACCATGGTGGAAGAGTCCATTAAGCAAAAGGCCGATGTGATCATCCTTGCAGCCAGCAGCTATATGGGGCTTGCACAGGTTGTGGATCAGGCGGAATACTACAGGATTCCGGTGATTTCAGTCGATGCGGAGGTGGGTTCGGCCAAGGTGAAAACCTATGTGGGCTCAAACAGCTATGAAGCGGGGCAAAAATCCGCAGAAAGACTGATTGATCTTTTGAACGGATATGGGGAAATCGGAATCATCAATTTTACCAATTCCACAAGCGGTCAGACCAGTTCGACGGGGACGATTGATTACGGTGCGCGGGATGCAGATGAACGGGAAAAGGGGTTTCTCAACTATGCTGCGCGTTTTCCCAATGTTGAGGTTGTGCAGATTTCTTATACCTCCTCCAACACTGCCGATGCCGAACAGCTGACCCGGGACATGCTGCTTAACCATCCCAATCTTCGCGGGATTGCCACACTGAATGAAACGGCTTCGCAGGGTGCGGGCAAAGTCGTTCAGGAATTGGGCCTCAGTCCGCTGAAGATGGTGGCCTTTGACAGTTCGCCTTCCATGCTGGAGTTGCTGCAAGACGGTACAGTTCAGGCCACAGTGATTCAGAATCCCTTCAATAACGGATATTTAGCGGTCAAATACGCGGTAGAAGCCACGGAAGGCATGGATGTGCCGGAGCGCGTAGATACCGGAACGAAGCTGATTGACCTGGATAATATGCTGTGGCCGGAGAATCAAAAGCTGCTGTTTCCGTTTGTAAGATAA
- a CDS encoding sugar ABC transporter ATP-binding protein has translation MAKTEFLLEMNNITKEFPGVKALDGVSLKVRPGSVHALMGENGAGKSTLMKCLFGIYSPDAGEIYLDGEKANITNSNDALGHGISMIHQELHPVPFRNVMENIWLGRFPTKGFGPFQFIDHKKMFTDTENLFKDLDIDLNPETLVGKLSVSKIQSIEIAKAVSFHSRVIVMDEPTSSLTSVEVEHLFRIIRDLQKRGVAIIYISHKMEEILEISDEVTIMRDGKKIGTWPSAELTTDLIISRMVGRDLTNRFPERHNVPGEVFLKVEGLTSTEPRSFKDVSFELRRGEILGVGGLVGAQRTEVIEALFGLRAIKSGSISIGGKKVNIQSPQDAKKHGLALLTEERRVTGIFPVLSVHENGAIANLDRYKTPYFLLDGQKKKVEVDKMIEKLRTKTPTTKTQIMNLSGGNQQKVLLARWLLTEPEVLLLDEPTRGIDVGAKFEIYSIIADLAKQGKSIIMISSEMPELLGMSDRVMVMSEGRLTGILEGEQATETEVMRLAAQH, from the coding sequence ATGGCAAAAACAGAATTTTTGCTGGAAATGAACAATATCACCAAAGAATTTCCCGGCGTTAAGGCGCTGGACGGCGTCAGCCTTAAGGTTAGGCCGGGTTCGGTCCATGCACTTATGGGCGAAAACGGCGCAGGCAAGTCTACACTGATGAAATGTCTGTTTGGAATCTATTCACCGGATGCCGGTGAGATCTATCTGGATGGTGAAAAGGCTAATATTACGAATTCCAATGATGCTCTGGGGCACGGAATCTCCATGATCCATCAGGAGCTGCATCCGGTTCCGTTCCGCAATGTGATGGAGAATATCTGGCTGGGACGTTTTCCGACGAAGGGCTTCGGACCGTTTCAGTTCATCGACCACAAGAAAATGTTTACTGACACTGAAAACCTTTTCAAGGATCTGGATATCGATCTGAATCCCGAAACCTTGGTGGGCAAGCTGTCCGTATCCAAAATCCAATCGATCGAAATCGCCAAAGCGGTCTCTTTTCATTCCCGTGTCATCGTAATGGATGAACCAACCTCCTCGCTGACCAGCGTCGAAGTGGAGCATTTATTCCGGATTATCCGGGATCTGCAAAAAAGAGGCGTAGCCATTATTTATATATCTCACAAAATGGAAGAAATCCTTGAAATCTCCGACGAAGTGACGATCATGCGTGACGGCAAAAAAATCGGCACCTGGCCTTCGGCGGAGCTGACAACAGATCTGATTATCTCCAGAATGGTCGGCCGTGACCTCACTAACCGGTTCCCAGAACGTCATAACGTTCCAGGTGAAGTTTTTCTCAAAGTGGAAGGGCTTACATCGACGGAGCCCCGCTCGTTCAAGGATGTGTCCTTTGAGCTTAGACGCGGTGAAATTCTGGGCGTTGGCGGTCTGGTCGGCGCACAGCGGACAGAGGTTATTGAAGCCTTGTTCGGCCTGCGGGCCATAAAATCCGGAAGCATCTCCATTGGCGGTAAAAAGGTCAACATTCAATCGCCGCAGGATGCCAAAAAGCACGGGCTGGCCCTGCTCACCGAAGAGCGCCGTGTAACCGGTATTTTCCCGGTGTTGTCGGTTCATGAGAACGGTGCGATTGCCAATCTGGATCGTTACAAGACCCCATATTTCCTGCTTGACGGCCAAAAAAAGAAGGTGGAAGTCGATAAAATGATCGAAAAGCTGCGAACTAAGACACCAACGACCAAGACGCAGATCATGAATCTGTCGGGCGGCAACCAGCAAAAGGTGCTGCTGGCCAGGTGGCTGCTCACCGAGCCTGAGGTTCTTCTGCTGGATGAACCCACCCGCGGAATAGACGTCGGCGCCAAGTTCGAGATCTATTCGATCATTGCCGATCTGGCGAAGCAGGGCAAAAGCATTATCATGATCTCGTCCGAAATGCCGGAGCTGCTCGGGATGTCCGACCGCGTGATGGTCATGTCGGAAGGCCGACTAACAGGAATACTAGAAGGCGAGCAGGCTACGGAAACTGAAGTTATGCGTCTCGCCGCACAGCACTAA
- a CDS encoding response regulator, translated as MYKLILAEDEEDVREGIIAQIDWEQYGFEVVDQAENGREAADSIDRLLPDVVVTDIQMPFMNGLQLAEWIRSRHPNTKIIILTGYDEFEYAQKAIKLQIDEYILKPFSAQELIDVLLKVRSAIEAEIAEKENVFVLSEHYRKSLPVLREQFLSSLVSRRLRPEEIAEKSAEYGIHLSGELFQASVISVDYIREGGGTGTAGSGPVSLRDTGDRNLQLFAVLNIAEEICQKHSFGKVFIHRDNVVLLSVSEEKDEASITGRTYATLEEIRQNVQRFLKLTVTAGFGTACHSPSLLSHSFNDALQALDYRLILGNNRVIWIEDVESRVGRMLAYDELTQQSLIRTIKLGTLQELKEVVDELFGGLDAAQVSTQEYQIFLLEVITTILRVAKESGSELNDYPGLGFSSLSEIHKFNNMGEAKEWIIGVCSRLMDSIAMERQSSYKQLIDQAKDYIRSHYEESDISIGRVCQHLHISTGYFSSIFKKEMKMTFVSYLLQIRLEAAKELLRSTELKAFEIAERIGFADPNYFSFCFRKKYGQSPKEYKNSSRGG; from the coding sequence ATGTATAAATTGATACTTGCCGAAGACGAAGAAGATGTAAGAGAAGGGATAATCGCGCAAATCGACTGGGAACAGTACGGGTTTGAGGTTGTGGATCAGGCAGAGAACGGACGGGAAGCCGCGGATTCCATTGACCGGCTGCTGCCGGATGTGGTCGTTACCGATATTCAGATGCCATTTATGAACGGGCTGCAGCTGGCCGAGTGGATCCGCAGCCGTCATCCCAATACGAAGATTATTATACTGACCGGCTACGATGAATTCGAATATGCCCAGAAGGCCATCAAGCTGCAAATTGATGAATATATTTTGAAACCGTTTTCTGCACAGGAGCTGATTGACGTTCTGCTTAAGGTAAGGTCCGCGATCGAGGCTGAGATTGCCGAGAAGGAGAATGTATTCGTGCTCAGTGAGCATTACCGCAAAAGCCTGCCAGTGCTACGTGAGCAGTTCCTTTCCTCCCTGGTTTCCCGCAGGCTCCGGCCGGAGGAAATTGCCGAGAAGAGTGCGGAATACGGAATCCATCTTAGCGGCGAACTGTTTCAGGCATCCGTAATCAGTGTCGATTATATCCGTGAAGGCGGAGGAACAGGTACTGCCGGCAGCGGACCGGTATCGCTCAGGGACACCGGAGACCGTAATCTGCAGCTCTTCGCCGTGCTGAATATTGCCGAGGAAATATGCCAGAAGCACAGCTTCGGTAAAGTATTTATCCACCGGGATAATGTGGTGCTGCTCTCGGTAAGCGAAGAGAAGGATGAGGCATCCATTACCGGCAGGACGTATGCCACCCTCGAAGAAATCCGCCAGAATGTCCAGCGTTTTCTTAAACTGACGGTAACCGCGGGTTTCGGTACGGCTTGCCATTCTCCGTCACTTTTGTCCCACTCCTTCAATGATGCGCTGCAGGCGCTTGATTACCGGCTGATCCTTGGGAACAATAGGGTCATCTGGATTGAAGATGTGGAATCCCGGGTAGGACGAATGCTCGCCTATGACGAGTTGACCCAGCAGTCGCTGATCCGCACGATTAAGCTGGGCACCCTTCAGGAACTGAAGGAGGTTGTGGACGAGCTGTTTGGCGGATTGGATGCGGCTCAGGTAAGCACACAGGAATACCAGATTTTCCTGCTGGAGGTCATCACTACGATTCTGCGGGTAGCCAAGGAGTCGGGCAGTGAGTTAAACGATTATCCGGGCTTAGGGTTTTCTTCCCTGTCAGAGATTCATAAGTTCAACAATATGGGTGAAGCTAAAGAGTGGATTATTGGGGTATGCAGCCGGCTGATGGACTCTATTGCAATGGAACGGCAGTCCAGCTACAAGCAGCTCATTGATCAGGCCAAGGACTATATCCGCAGCCATTATGAGGAATCTGATATTTCCATCGGCAGAGTCTGCCAGCATTTGCACATCAGCACAGGCTATTTCAGCAGCATTTTTAAAAAAGAAATGAAGATGACCTTTGTCAGCTATCTGCTGCAGATTCGTCTTGAAGCCGCCAAGGAGCTGCTGCGGTCGACTGAACTGAAGGCGTTTGAAATCGCCGAACGCATCGGCTTTGCCGACCCGAACTATTTCAGCTTCTGCTTCCGCAAGAAATATGGACAATCACCCAAAGAGTACAAAAACAGCTCCCGGGGAGGATAA
- a CDS encoding sensor histidine kinase, whose translation MNKPKPYFFPHRPQPRRGKFRLPSKLRSIQLIITLTFTAVTVLVAVIVSFMLYNKFATTAEENANMNMQQIIEQVNYNLELYVKGMANIFATAEEQLTSSPSIDSPLLGERMDTLMSSREDLVSVAVFTPQGKYVVGTPGQHMRLNTQLQSQSWFTSAIKNPEISYSAPHIQNLFKGRYTWVVSISKMIEYRENGQIRKGILLIDFNFRTIDELSRQVKLGKRGYAYILDPLGNIVYHPQQQLIYAGLKYENVEPVLEYEYRSYLDESTGEKRFITVRTLDLTGWKIVGVAYYDEIVTTKRDLNHFLAWFLGVVIIGVIVLSILLSWLIASPIRKLERTVKQVGEGDLNTPINVSGAYEVEQLSRRFNMMLQRIRQLMDQIIYEQETKRKGELEVLQSQINPHFLYNTLNSVIRLAERGKTDEVVTMIQSLSKFFRISLSKGKNMITMQEELDHIRHYLVIQSFRFKNKFRYEIRAEDEVLACQTIKLILQPIVENALYHGIEMLPDEGLITITAGLQEGLIVIRVSDNGLGMSKETLGTLLSGGGKSSSGSGVGVRNVNERIGLVYGREYGLAFESELEEGTTVTICFPAVTAGEGPEDGMEESIQ comes from the coding sequence ATGAACAAGCCGAAGCCTTATTTTTTTCCGCACCGCCCGCAGCCGCGCAGAGGCAAGTTCCGCTTGCCCTCCAAGCTGCGGAGTATTCAGCTCATCATAACCTTAACCTTTACGGCGGTCACAGTGCTCGTTGCAGTGATCGTCAGTTTTATGCTGTACAACAAATTTGCCACAACGGCCGAAGAGAATGCCAATATGAACATGCAGCAGATCATTGAGCAGGTGAATTACAACCTGGAGCTGTATGTCAAAGGGATGGCGAATATCTTTGCAACCGCGGAGGAGCAGCTTACATCCAGTCCGTCCATTGACTCCCCCCTGCTTGGGGAACGGATGGATACACTGATGAGCAGCCGTGAGGACCTGGTTTCAGTAGCGGTATTCACTCCCCAGGGAAAATATGTTGTCGGTACCCCTGGCCAGCACATGCGGCTGAACACCCAGCTGCAGAGTCAGAGCTGGTTCACCTCGGCGATCAAAAACCCTGAAATTTCCTATTCCGCTCCCCATATCCAGAATTTGTTCAAAGGACGCTATACCTGGGTGGTCTCGATCAGCAAAATGATTGAGTACAGAGAAAACGGGCAAATCAGGAAAGGGATTCTGCTGATTGATTTCAACTTCCGCACCATTGATGAGCTCAGCAGACAGGTTAAGCTGGGTAAAAGGGGTTACGCTTACATCCTTGACCCGTTAGGCAATATTGTCTATCATCCGCAGCAGCAGCTGATCTATGCCGGACTGAAGTATGAGAATGTGGAGCCTGTGCTGGAGTATGAATACCGCAGCTACCTGGACGAATCGACAGGAGAGAAACGTTTTATTACGGTACGCACCCTGGATTTGACAGGATGGAAGATTGTAGGTGTGGCTTATTACGATGAGATTGTGACCACCAAACGTGACCTGAACCATTTTTTGGCCTGGTTTCTGGGCGTCGTGATTATAGGTGTGATCGTATTGTCCATTCTCCTCTCCTGGCTGATTGCCAGTCCCATCCGCAAGCTGGAGCGTACCGTCAAGCAGGTAGGGGAGGGGGACCTCAATACGCCGATCAATGTCAGCGGCGCTTATGAGGTGGAGCAGCTGTCGCGGCGTTTCAACATGATGCTGCAGCGGATCAGACAGCTGATGGACCAGATTATCTACGAGCAGGAAACCAAACGTAAGGGGGAGCTTGAAGTCCTTCAGTCGCAGATCAACCCCCATTTTCTGTACAACACGCTGAATTCGGTCATCCGGCTGGCAGAACGCGGCAAAACGGATGAGGTGGTGACGATGATTCAATCGCTGTCGAAATTTTTCCGCATCAGCCTAAGCAAAGGGAAGAATATGATCACTATGCAGGAGGAGCTGGATCATATCCGGCATTATCTGGTCATTCAGAGCTTCCGCTTCAAAAATAAATTCCGTTATGAGATTCGGGCTGAGGACGAAGTGCTGGCCTGCCAGACGATTAAGCTGATTCTGCAGCCGATTGTGGAGAATGCCCTCTACCATGGCATCGAAATGCTGCCGGATGAGGGTCTGATTACTATTACCGCCGGGCTGCAGGAGGGTCTGATTGTCATCCGGGTCAGCGATAACGGACTTGGCATGAGCAAGGAGACGCTGGGTACCCTATTGAGCGGCGGCGGCAAGAGCAGCAGCGGTTCAGGTGTAGGCGTTCGGAACGTGAATGAACGGATCGGACTGGTCTACGGGCGGGAATACGGACTTGCTTTTGAGAGTGAGCTTGAAGAAGGAACTACAGTGACCATTTGCTTTCCTGCGGTCACAGCCGGAGAAGGGCCGGAAGATGGAATGGAGGAATCCATACAATGA
- the mglC gene encoding galactose/methyl galactoside ABC transporter permease MglC — MNVKKAQSFVTQNAIYIVLVLLILGIIIYEPSFMSINTLRDVLIQSSTRVIIALGVAFILITAGTDLSAGRVVGFTAVISASMLQIPDYSRRFFPDMPQVQVWLPILIAIVAGLLCGLINGIIVSKLNVPPFIATLGTMLIVYGLNSLYFDMDPNQSQPIGGLRPDFTKIGSGFIGSGQYSIPYIVIIALVVAAIVWVLFNKTKLGKNMYAIGGNMQAAKVSGINVSKNLIYIYAIAGALYGLAGVLEAARTGGATNNYGNMYELDAIAACVVGGVSTTGGIGTVPGVLVGVIIFTLINYGLTFIGISPYYQLIIKGLIIIAAVSFDMRKYSSKK; from the coding sequence ATGAACGTTAAAAAAGCTCAATCCTTTGTCACTCAGAACGCGATCTATATCGTATTGGTACTGTTAATTCTAGGAATTATCATCTATGAGCCAAGCTTCATGTCCATCAATACCCTGCGCGACGTGCTAATTCAGTCGTCCACCCGGGTAATCATCGCCCTTGGTGTCGCCTTTATTCTAATCACAGCCGGTACGGACTTGTCAGCGGGCCGCGTTGTAGGCTTCACAGCCGTTATCTCCGCCTCTATGCTGCAAATTCCGGATTATTCACGCCGTTTCTTCCCGGATATGCCTCAGGTGCAGGTATGGCTGCCCATTCTTATTGCCATCGTTGCCGGTCTCCTCTGCGGTCTTATCAATGGTATCATAGTTTCCAAGCTTAACGTTCCGCCGTTTATCGCCACACTGGGCACGATGCTGATCGTTTACGGTCTGAACTCGCTGTACTTTGATATGGACCCGAACCAATCGCAGCCTATCGGCGGCCTGCGTCCTGACTTCACCAAAATAGGCTCTGGTTTCATAGGCAGCGGACAATATTCGATACCGTACATTGTAATCATAGCTCTGGTGGTCGCGGCCATTGTCTGGGTGCTGTTCAACAAAACCAAGCTGGGCAAAAACATGTACGCCATCGGCGGCAACATGCAGGCTGCCAAGGTATCCGGGATCAATGTATCCAAGAACCTGATCTACATCTATGCTATCGCCGGCGCTCTTTATGGTCTGGCTGGTGTGCTTGAGGCTGCCCGGACAGGCGGCGCCACGAACAACTATGGCAACATGTACGAACTTGACGCCATCGCAGCCTGCGTAGTCGGCGGCGTATCCACTACAGGCGGTATCGGTACCGTACCTGGTGTCCTCGTCGGTGTTATTATCTTCACCTTGATTAACTACGGCCTGACCTTTATCGGCATCAGCCCTTACTATCAATTGATTATCAAGGGTCTGATCATCATCGCTGCGGTATCGTTTGATATGCGGAAATATTCGTCGAAGAAGTAA
- a CDS encoding LytR/AlgR family response regulator transcription factor, with translation MMNIAICDNDYDTHMIFKDFFSRYLIESTVTCFVQYFPSGEELLRYYSIPGHYSFHLVFLDVEMSGINGIETALRIRAMRDYKVQIIFISNNSDHMLESFYVQPYYYQIKPIVYKTFKSLLERAFAFISNVICPIITLKTTDGELRIKPHQIIYLEKTSKTEIEIYTLDNVFYSRLTLNQIIERLDTNFCQIHRSIIVNTKYVHKFTYSTVVLINKKILPLGRSYKKKFDFHVRQDFNYTI, from the coding sequence ATGATGAACATAGCGATCTGTGATAATGATTATGATACTCATATGATTTTCAAGGATTTTTTTTCGAGGTATTTAATAGAGTCAACAGTCACATGTTTCGTACAATATTTCCCATCTGGTGAGGAATTACTTCGATACTACAGCATCCCAGGTCATTATAGTTTCCATTTAGTCTTTCTTGATGTGGAGATGAGCGGAATCAATGGCATTGAGACTGCTTTAAGGATTAGAGCAATGCGAGATTATAAGGTGCAGATTATTTTTATTTCAAATAATTCAGACCACATGCTAGAAAGTTTTTATGTACAACCGTATTATTATCAAATTAAACCTATTGTCTATAAAACATTTAAGTCGCTACTTGAAAGAGCCTTTGCTTTTATAAGTAATGTCATATGTCCAATAATAACTTTAAAAACAACCGATGGAGAACTAAGGATTAAACCCCATCAAATTATATACTTGGAAAAAACAAGTAAGACTGAGATAGAAATATACACATTAGATAATGTTTTTTACTCAAGGCTCACTTTAAATCAAATTATTGAAAGACTGGATACGAATTTTTGTCAAATACATAGATCAATCATTGTAAATACTAAATATGTACATAAATTCACTTATAGCACAGTAGTATTAATAAATAAAAAAATTCTCCCCTTAGGACGTTCCTACAAAAAAAAATTTGACTTTCATGTCCGTCAGGATTTTAATTACACAATATAA